In Halorubellus sp. JP-L1, one DNA window encodes the following:
- a CDS encoding DUF5794 domain-containing protein — MSTSRHPIALRLENAVGGDAKLLATVMALPLLDGIFPALVLAGALEETAGPFPVVGAIPIGVVQVGLLVFGGSATVAVVLAEMDGTRMERVRTILLVGGVLTAGAALEAAIAPTLASVLTLHVFERFAALVIVAIAAKTASARIGEYLPRPGVIVGAGLIASLDLSNPTLEPVANTELIWLAAGSAIAGTAFALLTALLAPHLRARMAIDRFRFGSAVALGLLALSILQLPVGSAPLLVIAVTALFAFEPDAGSGVPDEHAVAATDDVVAATDGGNREPDALGDAVHDPPTDESLDEPAVDEPLDDVAEREAGEHEADHADEAAETSGDDEDDSPLDVDREPWL, encoded by the coding sequence ATGAGCACGTCCAGGCACCCCATCGCACTCCGCCTGGAGAACGCCGTCGGTGGCGACGCGAAACTCCTCGCCACCGTCATGGCGCTCCCGCTGCTGGACGGCATCTTCCCCGCGCTCGTCCTCGCCGGCGCACTCGAGGAGACCGCCGGCCCGTTCCCCGTCGTCGGCGCCATCCCGATCGGCGTCGTCCAGGTCGGCCTCCTCGTCTTCGGCGGGAGCGCGACCGTCGCGGTCGTCCTCGCCGAGATGGACGGTACCCGCATGGAACGCGTCCGCACCATCCTCCTCGTCGGCGGCGTCCTGACCGCCGGCGCCGCGCTCGAAGCAGCGATCGCGCCGACGCTCGCGAGCGTCCTCACGCTCCACGTCTTCGAGCGGTTCGCGGCGCTCGTCATCGTCGCCATCGCCGCGAAGACCGCGAGCGCTCGCATCGGCGAGTACCTCCCCCGCCCCGGCGTCATCGTCGGCGCGGGCCTCATCGCGAGCCTCGACCTCTCGAACCCGACGCTCGAGCCCGTCGCGAACACCGAACTGATCTGGCTCGCCGCCGGCAGCGCCATCGCCGGGACCGCGTTCGCGCTCCTCACCGCGCTCCTCGCGCCGCACCTCCGCGCGCGGATGGCTATCGACCGCTTCCGGTTCGGGAGCGCCGTCGCCCTCGGCCTGCTCGCGCTGTCCATCCTGCAGCTCCCCGTCGGCTCCGCGCCGCTGCTCGTCATCGCCGTCACCGCGCTGTTCGCGTTCGAACCCGACGCCGGATCCGGCGTTCCCGACGAGCACGCTGTCGCCGCGACCGACGACGTCGTCGCCGCCACCGACGGCGGCAACCGCGAGCCCGACGCGCTCGGCGACGCCGTCCACGACCCACCGACCGACGAATCGCTCGACGAACCGGCCGTCGACGAACCGCTCGACGACGTGGCCGAACGCGAAGCCGGCGAGCACGAAGCGGACCACGCCGACGAGGCCGCCGAGACCAGTGGAGACGACGAAGACGACTCCCCGCTCGACGTCGACCGCGAACCCTGGCTCTGA